In Thermoanaerobacterium xylanolyticum LX-11, the genomic window TATTTCTGAAAGTAAAATTCTCATTAAAAATGCCATCTACTGTGTCTTTCGCCTTGAAAATCTCCCTAATATGTGATGGAAATACGTCTTCTATAAGAAGCAGTATTCTTTCAGCAGAATTTTGCTTTTCTATAAATAGATAATTTAATGAAATTGAGTCATCAGCGTCTTTCAAAAAATACATTATATCGTCTTCATCTGTTATGACTCTTTTTTTCGTTGATTCTTTTAATGATACAAGCCTTGTTGTCTCTTTGAATATGTCCAATATTTCTTCTTTTACAAATCTTTCACCTATTAGAAATTTGGGTATTAGTTGATATTTGAGCCCATAAAACTTAAACGTCAAATTATTTTCTATGTACTTCTTGCCTTCTTCAAGCTTTAATCTACAGTCAGGACAAACAGGGAAGTTTCTCCACGATTTTTTCTCGTCAAACCCTCCGACTATGTATCCTGTTTTATCAATCGTGTAGAAAGCGTACGTGTCAACCTTGCCAAAAACCAAATCCTTCTTCTCACCACATATTGAACATACTTTGTCATTTGCTGAAAGTTTATTGTATTTTTCATTGTCTGTATCTACGAGGAGTTTTCTAAATAGCGGTATATCGCCGATGTATTTGTATGTACTGCCTTCTACGAATTTCAGCATGAGCAAAAGTCCATCTTTTTTAGGGAATTCCCCTCTGAACTTTATGATCTTTTCTAATATCTCATCTTTATTTTCTTGAATAGCGCTGTTCAAATTTTCGAGAAATCGCCTTTCATCTTCATCGATGTTTAATCCTTTTTTGCTAAGGATTTTAAACCAACTTAGAATCTTACCGTTAAATGTCTTGTCAGGCTCTGTAATCTTTGCGACAGGCATATAACCAGGACCATTGCCACCAGCGCTTGAGTACAAGTACCTTGATATTTTTTGGCTGTCTGTCTCCTCTATCGTCACATCTTTGTACTTCACGTCATCGCCATCTACTGTAAAATTAATGGCTATGACGTTTTTATACGAACCATTTTGATTTGGATCCTCTATAAGAACATCTAAAAGGCTCTTCCTTCCAGTACTTATAGACATCTCACCTATGTCCTTCACAGCATCCAGCATTTTGCGCACCCCTTTTACAATATCTCAAAGCAACCAAAGCCTTGAGAGTTTTTGGCCCCAAGTCCTGAGTAGTAAGCAACCTTCAAAAGATCCGGACTACACTCCACATCATATATTCCCATCCAGCCTTTTATGACTGTATTTTTGTACTTCATGACTTTTTGATATTTCATATTTTCGTCGCCAATAGGGTATAGTTTAAAATATGGATCTTCTACCTCCTCGCCGTAAATCACTTCATATTTTTTCAATAAGTTCTTTAGCAAAATATCAGAAAAGTTTTCATGCCAAGGTGAGTAGTAATAAGTATACCTTACTCCCTTGTCTTCGATTGTAGAGTATGTGACAACAGGCGACAAAAACTTTATTCTTGCCTTTTCTCTAAATACAGGTGGATTTTCGATGTTTATTGAATTAAGCTTAAATGTTTGGTTGTTGAATACGCAATAGTCTTTTTTAAATATGTTTTGTGAAATGTCGTATATAAACTCGTCAATGGGAGAAGATACAGTAAGCTTAAATGGCGGCTTTAGCAATATCTTGTCCTCTCTTTTTAGAAGTCTAAATTCTCCTTCAAGCCTTGAATACGTAAATAATTTAAACTGCCTTTTCCCGTATTTGAAACCTTCATCGTGCATAAATGCGCTGAAATCTCCATCTGTCATACTGTTGTATATAAATCCCTGCACTATGTGATTGTACTGTATAGGCAGGCGCAACTCTTTGTCACCGCTGAACTCCAGTACCACCCTCATCACTTGTTACCCCCTTATTTTCAGAAAGAATTTCCACGCCACATACGCATTAAAAATTTTTCCAATGTAATATATTCTCCAAAATCCTCTATTTTCCTGCTAAAGTTATGGAAAATTTTTAGAAAAAAATAATAAGCGGATTATACCGCTTTTTAAGAAGATCTTTTGCTATGCTCAAAGGACTTTACATATCTATTAGCCCAGCACAAAACATAAAACATTTCATCTGTAGTAAGCCTTGCAAAATCTCTATTGCGACACTCTGCGTTTTTGAAAATGGATAAATACCCTTCTACAAACTTTTTAAAAGCTTCTTTATATGGCTTCCCGCCGCCTAACATAAAAGGATCTTTATTTATAAGATTAAGCATGCTAAAAAATTTTGTTTTTGCTTCATTTTCATTAGCACTTGTTTTTCTTGCACTTTCAAAGAGGTTTATGACAACGTCTAATATATTTGTCAATTTATTTTTTACGAAATATTGCCCCATATTTACTGCCATATCATAGAGACCATCTTTCACATTATCACCGCCTTCAATATCCTCTTTGATTGTTTACAGTATGCCATACACTCTTTGTGTGTCTTTTGTCCCATGAAAGCAGCTCTTTCAATCTTTTCACATTCTTAGCCACATCGCCATCATTTTCCCCATACCTATTAGCTCTTTTCAATGCATCAATATCATCATCTATTGATTTCACCTTTACAGAGCCGTAATAAGCAGGTTTGCCATAACCTAATTTAAGGTATATATCACCACTCAATCCTAATGAAAAGCACAAGAGATCTAATTCATTATCGTCTAAATCATCAAAAAACACGTCCCCCTCAAATATACTGCCCGGCATCACAAATTCACAAGGTATTGTGCCTTTTTCTATTATATTCACATCTCCATGGTTGTAAAATTTTACACCCTTAAATTTCCCATCGGCATCATAATAGTTCTTGTTCTCTGGCTTTGGTCCGTAAAATGCTGGGATATTTATTATATCTACGCCGCTATTTTTCACAAGTACCAAATCAGTAAACCGCAATCTACTTTTCTTGCCTAATGAGCCAAACATATCGCATATTATGCAGTCATTTTGGTCCTTTATATCTTTTCCAATCTTGCGTATGTCTTGTTTTGTGCTTATACAGCTTCTTGATACGCTCTCAGCTATAGCCCTTGCACATCCTTTCAAAGATGAACCAGGTATTATGTATTTGCCATTGTATTTCGCAAATTCTCTATACACAGTACTGCCGTTTTCATTGTAATATCCTGAAAATATGTGGACTGGCGTCACAACTTCGATACTTACTCTAACCTTTCCACTTTTTAATTCATGCGATTTTACGTATTTTTTAGCACCTAATATAGGTACGAAGTTATAAGGTTTCATCAAACTCCACCTTCCCAAAACACTCATCATCCAATGCCAACTTGGACAACTTTTCTCTTAACATTTCCCTGTCAAACTTTCTTTCTATGTAAAATCCATAATCATCATAACCCGATATATTTTTTCTATCGTAGTATCTCATTGTAAACTGAACATTTTGTACAGCCATACGACCAAACCCCCTTGATGTTATACCTCCAAAGACCACATACCCATCGTCGATTTCATCTAATATTTCCGTAAGCACTTTAATCTGCCAATTAAACACATTCTCCATTTTTATTTCGCATTCAAATGTACCATCTTCTACAACCTCAGGCTCAAATAACGCATTTCTTTTCGATGCCCCTGTTATCCTATCAATGGCTACATTCTTTCTCTTGCCCATCTTAACTTCCCCTATTGGATAAGCATCTTTAAATAGAATTCGGCTCTTTAAAGCAGTATTGCCAAACATTTTACATGCAGGACAGCTTTCTTTGTACCGCTCTTTTCCATCCATACTGCTACTAAGCTTCTTTCCGCAATATTCAGATCCAAATATATCACAGCCTTTTAACTTTTTCTCTGCCCTACTTCTAAATACACCTTTTATACTGCTGCCAGGCATTACTACCGTTAACTTACCATCTTTATAAGACCTTAAAAATTTGTTGTCAGGCACCGTCGGATCAAAATCATTGTTGTCAGCCGCTTTTATTGAAAGAGGGCTCATCGTCTTTAAATAAAATTTAAGATATCCTTCATTGTGCAGTTCTTTAAACATCATTCCACCTCATTTCTTCACTTAAACCATTAGATACGTACTCTTTTAGATTGGATTTATCGACTTTGTAGATCTTCTCGTCAATAAGCTTAACAGTTCCTAAACCTCTGCTTGTCATTCCTCCTACTGATATCTGCCCATTTTTAAGCACATTTAGGCAAAGTTTTAAAAGCTCTAAATCGTCGTCATCCAAATTATCCCCTGTCATATAAAGCTCGAATTTCGTACCTGATGGAGTGATCTCGTAATTGTACTTCTTTCCATCTTTTGCAGTGCCTGTATCTCTGTCTATCCCAACGCCATCCCTCATGTCAAAAAAAGTCTTTTCATCTATCGAGTTTAAATCTTTTATAGTAAGTTTTGCTGCTAAATTGTTTGAGCCAAACAGTCTGCATACATTGCACGACCTTTCATATATTTCTTCAGCAATTTTTTTATAATCTTTGTCGTACTTATCTTTTAACTTTTTAACATAATCACCATTTACACAAGGTTCATCATTAACTATTAGACATGACCTATAACCTTCAAAAGCGCCACTTGAAAGGACTCTTTCAACAAAGCTTCTAAGGACACCTTTTAAACTTGAGCCAGGTATTAAAGGTCGCCCATTTTCATCTTTTATTACTGGTGAATCAACTTCAGTCGGATCCATGCTTTCTTGACCTTTACCTATGTGAATAGGCTTTAAAGCTACAATTGTACCTTTCACAATATACCTATTTTCAAATTTATCAAACATCTACATCACCTCTTATTGCTGTTATAGTACTTATTCCCATTTTTCGAATTGTTGTTTTGTTTTCCAAATCCAGTGTTATTTTGACTTGCATCAGTTCTTATTGGCTTTACTCTGTAGGATGATTGCCAGTACAAATACCCAAAAAATAGGCTTAAAGCCTTTGGCAAAATATCTTCAGTTGCATCATTTTTTATTTTCCTCATGTATTCTATTATCTTGTCTCCATACTTCATGCCATCAAAGATGTTATCCCAGCCATTGCGCTTTGATTCCTTGTACTTTATGTAAAGTTCAAATTCATCATAAGAATCAATATTTGAGGCAATCTCAGCTAATGTCCTGTATTGGGATATGCCAATCTTGTCTTTTTCTCTACCTTTTTCATCATTTGTGTGAATTGATAGAAAGTCTTTTTTTGACGCTATTTCGTCTGAATACTCAATTAGCTTTTGTTTTAACTCTTTACTTATATTCATTGTCTAATTACCCCCATTCAAATGTATTTCATCGCAAATCTTCACATACCCATATCCATTTATGGTATTTTGGCCGATACCTGACTTCTCCACAAAATACAGCTTGTCTTTGATATCATCAATATCTTCATCTGTGCCAATCAAAACAACAGAACCTTTCTCTATATAAACTGATGGTTTTTCCCTCATATCGTCCATTTGTTTTGATGTATCATAACCTCTATATATATTGCTTTCTGAGTAAACTTTTATCACGTCATATTGAAATCCAAGATTTAATATTTTCTTCCACAATTCTTTGTAATCATCTGTCGTCTTTAAAGGAATATTATAGTCTATATCAGGTATCATGTCTGAATAAAAATCAAGTGTTATAAGCGACTTATATGTCTTACCACCGTACTGCCTTTTGCCAACAATTTTATTTAACTTTTCGATTCTTTCTATCAAATCAACTTCATTCCTTGCACCTTCACTGCATATTTCGATCTTGCATTTGCCGAATCCACTGGAAGTATCTGCGCCAATCCTAAGCATTTTAAATTCTTCAAGTTCATCTATTCCGTCTACATACCCTTCAAATGTTAGACCTTCCTCTATTGCTAATATACTATACAATCCTCCATCTCTTGCTGTCTTTGTATACGGATCTATGGCTGTTCTTGTAAAAAGTCTTTTAGGAACATCTACCATTTTCCCATCTTTATAATACCCTGTAGCAAACTCTATTCTCCCTTTGCATATTGGACATTCACTCTCTTTATTAAAGAGCACATCTACAAGACCATGGTCATTGTGATACTTGCATTTCATTGCAGAAAGCGGAAACGGCCTTGCACCATCATAATAGAAGTTGTAAAATCTTATATTGCTAAAATTCCTACACCAATCTTTATACTTACATCTGCTGCATTTTTCGTCATCTCTTATGTATATCCAGTTGTACCTGCCATCTTTATCTGGTTTATCTACATCGTACAGTAGACAATTTCTCAAAATCTCTCTTGCAATAGCTGCCCTTATAACGTCGCCTGGTATGTAATCTTTAGTAGTTAAAAAATTTCCTACCAAATTTCTGCCACCTACTATAAGAGGTGAAATCAGGTTTAGTTTTACCTTTATCATTCATCCCCCTCCTTAACA contains:
- a CDS encoding TIGR02556 family CRISPR-associated protein; protein product: MLDAVKDIGEMSISTGRKSLLDVLIEDPNQNGSYKNVIAINFTVDGDDVKYKDVTIEETDSQKISRYLYSSAGGNGPGYMPVAKITEPDKTFNGKILSWFKILSKKGLNIDEDERRFLENLNSAIQENKDEILEKIIKFRGEFPKKDGLLLMLKFVEGSTYKYIGDIPLFRKLLVDTDNEKYNKLSANDKVCSICGEKKDLVFGKVDTYAFYTIDKTGYIVGGFDEKKSWRNFPVCPDCRLKLEEGKKYIENNLTFKFYGLKYQLIPKFLIGERFVKEEILDIFKETTRLVSLKESTKKRVITDEDDIMYFLKDADDSISLNYLFIEKQNSAERILLLIEDVFPSHIREIFKAKDTVDGIFNENFTFRNIRNFLSKSDMKKRDSDLDGYFLDLTDRIFRGRKIDINLILKFIMKRVRDEFIQNKYYQSAIKDGMMAIKFLQNLGLVEMEVKAMEERPLSDFFKKYEENFETPIKRGLVLLGALTELLLRKQCKDRGAKPFMKNLKSLKMDEKDIRGLLPKVQNKLEEYDSFDKGKRLLAKEVSNYLLLAGDDWHMPVDEINFYFACGLNLADEIASIIYSKEEEQ
- the cas6 gene encoding CRISPR-associated endoribonuclease Cas6, whose protein sequence is MRVVLEFSGDKELRLPIQYNHIVQGFIYNSMTDGDFSAFMHDEGFKYGKRQFKLFTYSRLEGEFRLLKREDKILLKPPFKLTVSSPIDEFIYDISQNIFKKDYCVFNNQTFKLNSINIENPPVFREKARIKFLSPVVTYSTIEDKGVRYTYYYSPWHENFSDILLKNLLKKYEVIYGEEVEDPYFKLYPIGDENMKYQKVMKYKNTVIKGWMGIYDVECSPDLLKVAYYSGLGAKNSQGFGCFEIL
- a CDS encoding RAMP superfamily CRISPR-associated protein, with amino-acid sequence MKPYNFVPILGAKKYVKSHELKSGKVRVSIEVVTPVHIFSGYYNENGSTVYREFAKYNGKYIIPGSSLKGCARAIAESVSRSCISTKQDIRKIGKDIKDQNDCIICDMFGSLGKKSRLRFTDLVLVKNSGVDIINIPAFYGPKPENKNYYDADGKFKGVKFYNHGDVNIIEKGTIPCEFVMPGSIFEGDVFFDDLDDNELDLLCFSLGLSGDIYLKLGYGKPAYYGSVKVKSIDDDIDALKRANRYGENDGDVAKNVKRLKELLSWDKRHTKSVWHTVNNQRGY
- a CDS encoding RAMP superfamily CRISPR-associated protein — translated: MFKELHNEGYLKFYLKTMSPLSIKAADNNDFDPTVPDNKFLRSYKDGKLTVVMPGSSIKGVFRSRAEKKLKGCDIFGSEYCGKKLSSSMDGKERYKESCPACKMFGNTALKSRILFKDAYPIGEVKMGKRKNVAIDRITGASKRNALFEPEVVEDGTFECEIKMENVFNWQIKVLTEILDEIDDGYVVFGGITSRGFGRMAVQNVQFTMRYYDRKNISGYDDYGFYIERKFDREMLREKLSKLALDDECFGKVEFDETL
- the csx7 gene encoding type III CRISPR-associated RAMP protein Csx7, which gives rise to MFDKFENRYIVKGTIVALKPIHIGKGQESMDPTEVDSPVIKDENGRPLIPGSSLKGVLRSFVERVLSSGAFEGYRSCLIVNDEPCVNGDYVKKLKDKYDKDYKKIAEEIYERSCNVCRLFGSNNLAAKLTIKDLNSIDEKTFFDMRDGVGIDRDTGTAKDGKKYNYEITPSGTKFELYMTGDNLDDDDLELLKLCLNVLKNGQISVGGMTSRGLGTVKLIDEKIYKVDKSNLKEYVSNGLSEEMRWNDV
- a CDS encoding RAMP superfamily CRISPR-associated protein → MIKVKLNLISPLIVGGRNLVGNFLTTKDYIPGDVIRAAIAREILRNCLLYDVDKPDKDGRYNWIYIRDDEKCSRCKYKDWCRNFSNIRFYNFYYDGARPFPLSAMKCKYHNDHGLVDVLFNKESECPICKGRIEFATGYYKDGKMVDVPKRLFTRTAIDPYTKTARDGGLYSILAIEEGLTFEGYVDGIDELEEFKMLRIGADTSSGFGKCKIEICSEGARNEVDLIERIEKLNKIVGKRQYGGKTYKSLITLDFYSDMIPDIDYNIPLKTTDDYKELWKKILNLGFQYDVIKVYSESNIYRGYDTSKQMDDMREKPSVYIEKGSVVLIGTDEDIDDIKDKLYFVEKSGIGQNTINGYGYVKICDEIHLNGGN